Below is a window of Arcobacter sp. LA11 DNA.
TTGAAAGTATTGAACCACTTAAATATCCAGCAAAGTTCACAGAAGCTAAAATTCCTGCAAAAGTAACTGTTAAAAATCCATCAAGCATAGGAGGAAGAAGAGATGTAAATGCAAATCGTGCAACCCCTAGGCCAATAATTACAGCAATAATTCCTGCAATTAATATAGAGATATTATTGTTTCTATCTAATAAATTTAAATTCATAAAGCTCTTCCCTTTTTTATAAATATTTTGTATAATATCACCAAAAGCGATAGAATGTCAAATATAAAATCGTGATAAGTGATATAAGGAAAAGCGATATGGATTCAAATTTATTAAAAGTTTTTGTAGCAGTAGCAAACAATAAAAGCATATCTTTAGGGGCGCAAGAGTTAGGTTTTGCACAATCTAATGTAACTTCAAGAATCAAACAACTTGAAAAATCAATTGGACAAGCACTATTTCATCGTGTTCCAAAAGGTGTAATTCTTACGCAAGAGGGAGAAAAACTTTTTAAACATGCAGTAGAAATAGTACATAAAGTAGAAGATGCCATACTAGATATGCAAAATATTGAAGAACAAAAAAAATTAATCGTTGGTTCAACAGATTGTAATGCAGCGGTAAGAATTTCATCTTTTTTAATGAAACTTCATGAAGACTATCCAAATACACAACTAGAACTTTTAACAGGAACAACAAGAGATGTTACACAATTACTTTTAAACTATAAAGTTGATATTGCTTTTATAAGTGGGGAACCAAAAGATGAAGAATTAATGGTTCTAAAAAAATATGAAGAAGAGATAGCGATCTTAGAAACAAAAAAAGGAAAATCACAAAATGTAGTTTTATCCTTTAAAGAAGGTTGTGCTTATGATGAATTTTTAAAAAACTACTATAAAGAAAAAGGAATCCAAACAGAAAAATCTCTTGCGTTTGGGAGCCTAGAAACTATACTTGCTTGCGTAAAATCAGGTATGGGTAAAACTTTACTGCCAACAAACCTTGTAGAAAAACTAGGATTTAAAGATGAATTAAAAATTACTAAACTTAATAAAAACACTGCTTATATCCCTACTTGTTTAGTATGTCGAAAAGATTATATTCCTAAAATTGCAGATTATTTAAAAAACTTAGAGTTTTAATTCTCTATCATTTTTTTTCCTTTTTCTGTAAGGTAAGGATATATATTTATTTTAAAAACAATTTTTTTTGTTTCTTGGATAGCTTCTTTTACATTTTTCCCTGTAGTTTGTGCAAAAAAATGCCAATATGAAGATATAAACCAATTTAATCTTGCTCTTAAACTAATATCCTCAATACTTGCATTTTCCATTATTTCTAAAGATATAAAATATCGTATCAAACTCTCTATTTGAGTAATCCTTTTTTTTTGATTTTTTAAAAACATTTCTTTTAATTGGGGATAAATAGCCATAAGTGTATTTATATCTCTCATTAAAAATCTATATTCCCAAAATAACTCCCCATATCTATCAAACATTATGTCAAGCTCTTTTATGGGATTATCACTATTTAATATAATTTCAAAACTATTGAAATTTTCAAATGAAAAAGACATATCACTATATAAATCTTTAATAATATCTTCTTTATTTTTATAATGATAATAAAGATTCCCTGGGCTAATATTTGCAGATTTTGCTATATGATTTGTAGTTACACTTAATGTATCTGAGTTATTAAAAAGATCTATTGCACTTTTTTTTATTTTTTGTTTTGTTTTAGATAATTTCTTTTTTTCCATATAAAAGTTTACCATAATTAGAGTAATTGCACTATTAGTTTCTTTATTTTTAGAGTAATTACTCTAATTTTAAGCTGTATGTTATAAACTAACTATTACAATTATAAACTAAGGACTTAAAATGAAACTATCTAAACCTGGTGCTGGACTTCCAAATATGGAAAGATTGATAATAAAAAATATATTAGTACCCTCCGTTCGTATTATATTTACTTGGGATATTGCACTTTTGTATCTAAAAAAAGAGATAAAACTTATTAAATCTTTAGTAGAAAAACTTCCCAAAGAACTACATCAAAAACAAGTTATTATTGATAGAGTATTTGCTATAGAAGATAATACAAGACAATTTTCAATCAATATGGTATTAGAACATCTTACAATTGCAGGTAATGCTGTTATGCTTGTAATAGAAACCTTATCACAAGAAGAAGAGTTTCAAAAAGAAATTAAGATTGAAGATGTAAAACCTAAAAAAAATAAAGAGGAACAATTATCTGAGTTTTTGGAATTTTATAACAAATATTTTGAATATATAAATAAACATCCAAAAAAACAATCAAAAACAAAGAAAAAACACCCTTGGTTTATCGAGTTTAATAACTATGACTGGAGTATATTTATGTTTATGCATACTTTTATCCATAGAAGACAAATTGAAGCTATCATAAAAAAATTAGGAGAAG
It encodes the following:
- a CDS encoding LysR family transcriptional regulator, with the translated sequence MDSNLLKVFVAVANNKSISLGAQELGFAQSNVTSRIKQLEKSIGQALFHRVPKGVILTQEGEKLFKHAVEIVHKVEDAILDMQNIEEQKKLIVGSTDCNAAVRISSFLMKLHEDYPNTQLELLTGTTRDVTQLLLNYKVDIAFISGEPKDEELMVLKKYEEEIAILETKKGKSQNVVLSFKEGCAYDEFLKNYYKEKGIQTEKSLAFGSLETILACVKSGMGKTLLPTNLVEKLGFKDELKITKLNKNTAYIPTCLVCRKDYIPKIADYLKNLEF
- a CDS encoding TetR/AcrR family transcriptional regulator; the protein is MEKKKLSKTKQKIKKSAIDLFNNSDTLSVTTNHIAKSANISPGNLYYHYKNKEDIIKDLYSDMSFSFENFNSFEIILNSDNPIKELDIMFDRYGELFWEYRFLMRDINTLMAIYPQLKEMFLKNQKKRITQIESLIRYFISLEIMENASIEDISLRARLNWFISSYWHFFAQTTGKNVKEAIQETKKIVFKINIYPYLTEKGKKMIEN